The Anomaloglossus baeobatrachus isolate aAnoBae1 chromosome 7, aAnoBae1.hap1, whole genome shotgun sequence sequence AAAGATGAACTATTTCACCACCTGTTGGAAATTTACCTTCATCCTCAAAACAGGCCAATAAACCACAGATAGCAGTCATACatgcagaggttttttttttttcaggtaatTTTCTTAAACGAAAAGCGACACTAATGGCAAAATTGTCAAACTCATCATCTTGGGTTGCTGTTTTTAATATTTCAATAGTTTGATTTGTTAATTGATCTTGGTTTATTTCTTTATtgcttggaatattttttttttttccttttgctttcTGATAACTCACAGGTTGGGGATCTTGATTTGTATTGGAAACAGATGGTTCCAATGATCTGGTTTCAACATCAGACTCCAGATGTGTTTGTTCGGTATTAATTTCTTCCTCAATGGCTGGTTGTATTTGTGCAGGATTGATATTATCTTGTGATCTATCCATGTTCTTTTTCGGAGCGATATTTCCGTCGGTCCtttattttgtattaaaaaaaaaaaataatattttttttaaattagtgcaTTTTactaaaaaatgtattttctaaatttttgtttttgttcttcatttaatatatataaaattttgaaaaaaattaaCACTTACGGTCTTAAAACGCGGCCAGAACTTAAGAATTTCAAATCATTATAATAAATAAAATTTGGTTTAACTGGCGAGGATCCACTTTTACCAGGTTCAAATCTGATTTTATTGAATCTGTCACGGACTGATCTCCATCGCTTCCGTACATCATTTTCTATGTATTTAAAGAAaatttaatttaaaacttttttgctAAAATGTAACATATTTAATGAAGATTAGGATTCAAATTGCAATTAAACACATACCAATCTTAGTTTGGAGGCTTTTATTTGCCTCATGCCATTGGGGATATAATTCTTGACAGATCAATAACCAGCTTTCGTCACGTTTGTTTTTTTGCATGTACTCAGGCGACGTGGGATCCCATAAACATGGCATTGATTCAACCTTAAGTTAgcgaaaaaatttaaaaataaatataatattattctatttgatattttaaaaataaatataatatcgtGTATATTATCAAAATCTTCCAATTTTAGGAGATTACACATTTAAtatcataaataaataaaacaacttaCCAGACTAATAAGTTTGGAGACATCCAATCTCAAGCGCTTATACCAAGTCATGTTGTATATTATAGTCTGCTTTGATGGAGCAACCACACAATGTTTCTGATCTGTGCAGCAAACTTGTTTGCACATGGATCAATTTATTGTTAAGCGGATGTGACGCAAAATTAACTATTTGGGTGGTCATTGGTGAATTTACATAGTTGtgttcatgatgttcaaaacgcaattCATATGACTATGAAACGCATATGAGACGGATGAAATTTTGACAAAAGTTCATTTAGtacgtttctcattgacttcaatgtgatGAAAACGTAACtaaaaaggcaaaaacaattgacagggtccttttctgaacgcatggtttttgaccaaacttatgcaaattttgacatgcgtttgtaaacgcaaagtgtgtacaagaattcaagatttctcattgactttaatggaaaatcaaaacgcatgcatttgggcacaaaaacgctgcagttcaaaactgactctaaaagcagcggaaacgcaggtgaaaacgcaaagtgtgaacatagcctaatagccacgtttaggatgccactaggtacactgactgtttgctagtataatggcttagttaaaaagagtttgagtgtgcaatgcaggcagacatgctgcaaatatctttccactagtttgactacacaaaagtacaatagccacgtttaggatgccactaggtacactgactgtttgctagtataatggcttagttaaaaagagtttgagtgtgcaatgcaggcagacgtgctgcaaatatctttccactagtgtgactacacaaaagtacaatagtcacgtttaggatgccactaggtacactgactgtttgctagtataatggcttagttaaaaagagtttgagtgtgcaatgcaggcagacgtgctgcaaatatctttctactagtttgactacacaaaagtacaatagccacgtttaggatgccactagctacgctgactgtttgctagtataatggcttagttaaaaagagttggcgtgttcaatgcaggcagacatgctgcaaatatctttccactagtttgactacacaaaagtacaatagccacgtttaggatgccactaggtacactgactgtttgctagtataatggcttagttaaaaagagtttgagtgtgcaatgcaggcagacgtgctgcaaatatctttccactagtttgactacacaaaagtacaatagccacgtttaggatgccactagctacgctgactgtttgctagtataatggcttagttaaaaagagttggcgtgtgcaatgcaggcagacgtgctgcaaatatctttccactagtgtgactacacaaaagtacaatagccacgtttaggatgccactaggtacactgactgtttgctagtataatggcttagttaaaaagagttggagtgtgcaatgcaggcagacgtgctgcaaatatctttccactagtgtgactacacaaaagtacaatagtcacgtttaggatgccactaggtacactgactgtttgctagtataatggcttagttaaaaagagtttgagtgtgcaatgcaggcagacgtgctgcaaatatctttccactagtttgactacacaaaagtacaatagccacgtttaggatgccactagctacactgactgtttgctagtataatggcttagttaaaaagagttggcgtgtgcaatgcaggcagacatgctgcaaatatctttccactagtttgactacacaaaagtacaatagccacgtttaggatgccactaggtacactgactttttgctagtataatggcttagttaaaaagagttggagtgtgcaatgcaggcagatgtgctgcaaatatctttccactagtgggactagacaaaagtccaatagccacgtttaggatgccactaagtacactgactgtttgctagtataatggcttagttaaaaagagttggagtgtgcaatgcaggcagacatgctgcaaatatctttccactagtttgactacacaaaagtacaatagccacgtttaggatgccactaggtacactgactgtttgctagtataatggcttagttaaaaagagtttgagtgtgcaatgcaggcagacgtgctgcaaatatctttccactagtgtgactacacaaaagtacaatagtcacgtttaggatgccactaggtacactgactgtttgctagtataatggcttagttaaaaagagttggcgtgtgcaatgcaggcagacatgctgcaaatatctttccactagtttgactacacaaaagtacaatagccacgtttaggatgccactaggtacactgactgtttgctagtataatggcttagttaaaaagagttggagtgtgcaatgcaggcagacgtgctgcaaatatctttccactagtgggactagacaaaagtccaatagccacgtttaggatgccactaagtacactgactgtttgctagtataatggcttagttaaaaagagtttgagtgtgcaatgcaggcagacgtgctgcaaatatctttccactagtgtgactacacaaaagtacaatagtcacgtttaggatgccactaggtacactgactgtttgctagtataatggcttagttaaaaagagttggagtgtgcaatgcaggcagacatgctgcaaatatctttccactagtttgactacacaaaagtacaatagccacgtttaggatgccactaggtacactgactgtttgctagtataatggcttagttaaaaagagtttgagtgtgcaatgcaggcagacgtgctgcaaatatctttccactagtgtgactacacaaaagtacaatagtcacgtttaggatgccactaggtacactgactgtttgctagtataatggcttagttaaaaagagtttgagtgtgcaatgcaggcagacgtaatgcaaatatctttccactagtttgactacacaaaagtacaatagccacgtttaggatgccactagctacactgactgtttgctagtataatggcttagttaaaaagagttggagtgtgcaatgcaggcagacgtgctgcaaatatctttccactagtgtgactacacaaaagtacaatagtcacgtttaggatgccactaggtacactgactgtttgctagtataatggcttagttaaaaagagttggagtgtgcaatgcaggcagacatgctgcaaatatctttttactagtttgactacacaaaagtacaatagccatgtttaggatgccactaggtacactgactgtttgctagtataatggcttagttaaaaagagttggagtgtgcaatgcaggcagacgtgctgcaaatatctttccactagtgtgactacacaaaagtacaatagccacgtttaggatgccactaggtacactgactgtttgctagtataatggcttagttaaaaagagttggagtgtgcaatgcaggcagacatgctgcaaatatctttccactagtgtgactacacaaaagtacaatagccatgtttaggatgccactaggtacactgactgtttgctagtataatggcttagttaaaaagagttggagtgtgcaatgcaggcagacgtgctgcaaatatctttccactagtgtgactacacaaaagtacaatagccacgtttaggatgccactaggtacactgactgtttgctagtataatggcttagttaaaaagagttggagtgtgcaatgcaggcagacatgctgcaaatatctttccactagtgtgactacacaaaagtccaatagccacgtttaggatgccactaggtacactgactgtttgctagtataatggcttagttaaaaagagttttagtgtgcagaggacaggagggtacagtgccaggattgtggggctctgggtagaggaatggaagcctgcctttctattccctcctaatggggaaatgcagcgacgaaatccctgaccttggctacacagacgctgtctctgttttcaggacctgtcacctatggctctgaccctgccggtacgagcccttaaaaggactgatagaaagtgctctccctaagctgtctagcgctgtgtatggaacgcatacagctgtatcggcgataggacaaaggacggagctgcgccagtgatgtctgacaccaaggacgcagaagagataatggcgtccggacgggcagatactcgtttttataatgcatggacatgtgacatggacatcctatcacacatgccgttgcttctctggctaaaagtccacttagctgtgtgtgtgtctgggattggctgacatgctggcccgccccacaagacgcgcgcgcttagggaaggaagacaaggaaaaaaaaaaaaaaaggccattatacaaacagcagtgatctgaaggcgctgtttccgctcactatacactgaaatgtcataatagtgtgagtcacagagtgacttacactattacagcggaaagccagctaggaattagctgtttttttgcttctagaaccgttctcgaacgtttctagaactatcgagcttttgcaaaaagctcgagttctagttcgatctagaacaggccccaaaatcactcgagcctagaactggagagcctcgaaccgcgaaccgcgctcaactctaatccagaGATCTGGACTGTTGTATGTTGGGCTCTTGCACTGACTGATTTAGCTGTCCCAGTGCTTTACTTTGACAAGTAGATTTAATCAAGTAGCTAccactgatttttttttcccaacaaaCACTGTCTCTACAAGATTAATGAGCCTGACTAAAATAGATTAATTTTATCCTGCAGAGCCATTATTTCAAGAAAAGAAATTCAACTGTAACTGCCTAACAACCTCTACATAAATTCTGTAGCCACAACACACATCTTAGAGGCACAATTCTGAGAAAACTCTTCTTACACCTCGGGTACATTTATTGGTGTTACAGTGGACTTACACTGATGAGCCAAAGGGTATCAATTTTTGTAACGTTTTGATTTTGAGGCTCCTTATCTCACCATACAGTACAACTTTGAGCATGAACTTGTAATCACAGACACTTTCATAGGTCACTATCATGGAATCGTGttaaattgtcatagggtcccccgcattatgatacccagcacagataaagcatacggctataacctgcagcccctagctgtgtgcttatcttggctgtgtatcaaaataagaggaaccacatgcggcttttttaaaattattatttaaat is a genomic window containing:
- the LOC142246639 gene encoding uncharacterized protein LOC142246639; the protein is MTWYKRLRLDVSKLISLVESMPCLWDPTSPEYMQKNKRDESWLLICQELYPQWHEANKSLQTKIENDVRKRWRSVRDRFNKIRFEPGKSGSSPVKPNFIYYNDLKFLSSGRVLRPTDGNIAPKKNMDRSQDNINPAQIQPAIEEEINTEQTHLESDVETRSLEPSVSNTNQDPQPVSYQKAKGKKKNIPSNKEINQDQLTNQTIEILKTATQDDEFDNFAISVAFRLRKLPEKKKTSACMTAICGLLACFEDEGKFPTGGEIVHLCEKTFEQKNNPLVLTQSQPHFQTNKQRVGLYSECPDTYSAQNIQPYNPMKQSKEYSQSISENYHTTNIVRNRPNEQMSGFYTNELFSQP